In Alloyangia pacifica, the following proteins share a genomic window:
- a CDS encoding NAD(P)H-dependent glycerol-3-phosphate dehydrogenase has protein sequence MQTPPAQPRGLTGPRRATPYSRLTVIGMGSWGTALAATAARAGCDTRIWGRRPDLARAMAETGENTDHLPGIKLPATLRPTSDLREALEGTEAVLLVTPSHTLRDVARSMRDFLPAGVPLALCCKGIERGTGYLLSHVVEEELPGHPVGALSGPTFATETALGHPTAATVAFNFSHHDRIEPEKAPAARLALTMQTDAFRPYVSDDLVGVEVGGAVKNVIAIACGMMTGAGFAENTRAALITRGMDEMKFLAEALGGRRETVTGLSGAGDLTLTCSSTTSRNMALGTQLGRGLAREECFDGKPVVVEGEVNAVSVVDLARRLGVSMPICEAVHAVLHEGAPLTATFQQLWAAPIEGEPRALDLFLHPHEGDPA, from the coding sequence ATGCAAACCCCGCCCGCGCAGCCTCGCGGCCTCACCGGCCCGCGCCGCGCCACGCCCTACTCCCGCCTCACGGTGATCGGCATGGGGAGCTGGGGGACCGCCCTCGCAGCCACCGCCGCGCGTGCTGGATGCGACACCCGGATTTGGGGACGCCGCCCCGATCTCGCCCGCGCCATGGCCGAGACCGGCGAAAACACCGACCACCTGCCCGGCATCAAGCTGCCGGCCACGCTGAGGCCCACCTCGGACCTGCGCGAGGCGCTTGAAGGTACCGAGGCGGTGCTGCTGGTCACCCCGTCGCATACGCTGCGCGACGTCGCCCGCTCGATGCGGGACTTCCTGCCCGCGGGCGTCCCGCTGGCGCTCTGCTGCAAGGGCATAGAGCGCGGCACCGGTTATCTGCTGAGCCATGTGGTCGAGGAAGAACTGCCCGGCCATCCGGTTGGCGCCCTCTCCGGCCCGACATTCGCCACCGAGACCGCGCTGGGGCACCCCACCGCCGCCACAGTCGCCTTCAACTTCAGTCACCACGACCGCATCGAGCCGGAAAAAGCGCCTGCCGCCCGGCTGGCGCTGACCATGCAGACCGATGCGTTCCGCCCCTATGTGTCCGACGATCTTGTCGGCGTCGAGGTTGGCGGCGCAGTGAAGAACGTGATTGCCATCGCCTGCGGCATGATGACCGGCGCCGGTTTTGCCGAAAACACCCGCGCCGCGCTGATCACCCGCGGCATGGACGAGATGAAATTCCTCGCCGAAGCGCTCGGCGGGCGCCGCGAGACCGTCACCGGCCTTTCCGGGGCGGGCGATCTCACCCTCACCTGCTCGTCCACCACCTCGCGCAACATGGCGCTCGGCACCCAGCTCGGGCGCGGGCTGGCGCGCGAGGAGTGTTTTGACGGCAAGCCGGTTGTGGTCGAGGGCGAGGTCAACGCGGTCTCTGTGGTCGATCTTGCACGGCGGCTCGGTGTCAGCATGCCGATCTGCGAGGCGGTGCATGCCGTCCTGCACGAGGGCGCTCCGCTTACCGCCACCTTCCAGCAGCTCTGGGCCGCCCCGATCGAGGGCGAGCCCCGCGCGCTCGATCTTTTCCTGCATCCCCACGAAGGAGACCCCGCATGA
- a CDS encoding YicC/YloC family endoribonuclease: MTGFASRSGETAGLRWGWELRGVNGKGLELRLRLPDWIEGLEPLVRAAAQKALTRGSVQISLRVQGGGEDSSAELDEAVLTRILTAMARIEGAAAGRGLVLSPSTSAQVVALRGVLSSNATPADVGPLREELMVAFGEALAEFGEMRRHEGAALAEILTGQLEEVEALVEQAAVAVEARKDEQAERLRAQLARVLDPAHGFDEARLTQELALIAVKSDVTEELDRLTAHIGAARELLAAEGAVGRRLDFLMQEFNREANTLCSKSGSAALTQIGLTLKTVIDQMREQVQNVE, translated from the coding sequence ATGACCGGCTTCGCATCGCGCAGCGGCGAGACAGCGGGGCTGCGCTGGGGCTGGGAGCTGCGCGGGGTCAACGGCAAGGGGTTGGAGCTGCGCCTACGCCTGCCAGACTGGATCGAGGGGCTCGAGCCGCTGGTGCGCGCCGCCGCGCAGAAGGCGCTGACCCGCGGCAGCGTGCAGATCTCGCTGCGGGTGCAGGGCGGCGGCGAGGACAGCTCCGCGGAACTCGACGAGGCGGTGTTGACGCGCATTCTCACCGCGATGGCGCGGATCGAGGGCGCGGCCGCGGGGAGGGGGCTGGTGCTGTCGCCCTCTACGTCTGCGCAGGTCGTGGCCCTGCGCGGGGTGCTCAGCAGCAACGCGACGCCGGCGGATGTCGGGCCGCTCCGGGAGGAGCTGATGGTGGCTTTTGGCGAGGCCTTGGCGGAATTCGGAGAGATGCGCCGCCACGAGGGCGCGGCGCTGGCCGAGATCCTGACCGGACAGCTCGAGGAGGTCGAGGCGCTGGTGGAGCAGGCGGCTGTGGCGGTCGAGGCACGCAAGGACGAGCAGGCCGAGCGGCTGCGCGCCCAACTTGCGCGGGTCTTGGATCCGGCCCATGGGTTTGACGAGGCCCGTTTGACGCAGGAATTGGCGCTGATCGCGGTTAAATCCGACGTCACCGAGGAACTGGACCGGCTGACCGCCCATATCGGCGCCGCGCGCGAGCTTCTGGCCGCCGAAGGCGCGGTGGGGCGGCGGCTGGACTTCCTGATGCAAGAATTCAACCGGGAGGCGAACACGCTCTGCTCGAAATCCGGCTCCGCCGCCTTGACGCAGATCGGCCTGACCCTCAAGACGGTCATCGACCAGATGCGCGAGCAAGTGCAGAACGTGGAGTAA
- the ggpS gene encoding glucosylglycerol-phosphate synthase encodes MSSDLVIVYHRQPYEEVEVDGKIEYRENKSPNGIVPTLKSFFGSVEKAAWVAWKEAEDPSNPGFDRVVEIEDSFGEYTVSRLPLTAEQVRSFYHITSKEAFWPILHGFKEKYNYDPVDWPTFREVNWAFAEAAASEAAQGASVWVHDYNLWLVPGYLRQMRPDLRISFYHHTPFPAADMFNVLPWRGEIIDSLLAADVVGFHIPRYAANFLSCVRSLRDVGNVPRAKVADDMISEGSALSDRTVPTEIHMDDGHIVQLGVTPVGVDVEYIKGLAGTEDTDKLAARFRSEIGDGKLLLSVGRTDYTKGGADQLLAFERLLERRPELRGQVRLLHVSVPANRNMTVYEPIQKELEEIAGRINGRFGSFTFQPVALISRAIPFVELVAWYQVADVAWITPLADGMNLVCKEYVASRKDGDGVLVLSEFAGAAVEMGAAVLTNPWSTRAMDFAIDLALDMPEEERRARMALLRAAVEKRDTRHWASDQLSLLSPENFGKKAGKGETEAA; translated from the coding sequence ATGTCCAGTGATCTGGTGATCGTCTATCATCGTCAGCCCTACGAAGAAGTCGAGGTCGACGGCAAAATCGAATACCGCGAGAACAAGAGCCCGAACGGCATCGTCCCCACGCTGAAGAGTTTCTTCGGCTCGGTCGAAAAGGCTGCGTGGGTCGCGTGGAAAGAGGCCGAGGATCCCTCCAACCCCGGCTTCGACCGCGTGGTGGAGATCGAGGACAGCTTCGGAGAGTACACCGTCTCGCGCCTGCCGTTGACCGCCGAGCAGGTGCGCAGCTTCTATCACATCACTTCGAAAGAGGCGTTCTGGCCGATCCTTCACGGCTTCAAGGAGAAGTACAACTACGACCCCGTCGACTGGCCGACCTTCCGCGAAGTGAACTGGGCCTTCGCCGAGGCGGCGGCATCGGAGGCCGCGCAGGGCGCATCGGTCTGGGTGCACGACTACAACCTCTGGCTGGTGCCCGGCTACCTGCGCCAGATGCGCCCCGACCTGCGCATTTCGTTCTACCACCACACCCCCTTCCCGGCCGCCGATATGTTCAACGTGCTGCCGTGGCGCGGCGAGATCATCGACTCGCTGCTGGCGGCCGATGTCGTCGGCTTCCACATCCCGCGCTATGCGGCGAACTTCCTGAGCTGCGTGCGAAGCCTGCGCGATGTCGGCAACGTACCTCGCGCCAAGGTGGCCGATGACATGATCTCGGAGGGCTCTGCCCTGTCCGACCGCACTGTGCCCACCGAAATCCACATGGATGACGGGCACATCGTGCAGCTCGGAGTGACTCCGGTGGGCGTCGACGTCGAGTACATCAAGGGGCTTGCCGGCACCGAGGACACGGACAAGCTTGCCGCCCGCTTCCGGTCCGAGATCGGCGACGGCAAGCTGCTGCTCTCTGTTGGCCGCACCGACTACACAAAGGGGGGCGCCGACCAGCTGCTTGCCTTCGAGCGCCTGCTGGAACGCCGACCCGAGCTGCGCGGCCAGGTCCGCCTGCTCCACGTCTCGGTCCCGGCCAACCGGAATATGACCGTCTACGAGCCGATCCAGAAAGAGCTCGAAGAAATCGCCGGCCGGATCAATGGTCGCTTCGGCAGCTTTACCTTCCAGCCGGTCGCGCTGATTTCCCGCGCGATACCCTTTGTCGAACTGGTGGCATGGTACCAAGTGGCGGATGTCGCCTGGATCACCCCGCTGGCTGACGGGATGAACCTCGTGTGCAAGGAATACGTCGCCTCGCGCAAGGATGGTGACGGCGTGCTGGTGCTCTCGGAATTCGCAGGTGCGGCAGTGGAGATGGGGGCGGCCGTGCTCACCAACCCCTGGTCGACCCGCGCCATGGATTTCGCCATCGATCTCGCGCTCGACATGCCCGAGGAAGAACGCCGCGCCCGCATGGCCCTCCTGCGTGCGGCGGTCGAGAAGCGCGACACGCGGCATTGGGCGTCGGACCAGTTGTCGCTGCTGTCGCCGGAGAACTTCGGCAAGAAAGCCGGAAAGGGCGAGACCGAAGCCGCCTGA
- a CDS encoding gamma carbonic anhydrase family protein produces MTLYALDGVAPEVHESAWVAPDANLIGRIVLEEDSSVWFGCTLRGDNEEIRLGAGSNIQENVVCHTDMGYPLVIGAGCTIGHKAMLHGCTIGENSLVGMGATILNGAKIGRNCLIGAGALIPEGKEIPDGSLVMGMPGKVVRQLDEAAIEGLRKSAKGYQKNARRFRAGLCAI; encoded by the coding sequence ATGACTCTCTACGCGCTGGACGGCGTCGCCCCCGAGGTGCACGAGAGCGCCTGGGTGGCGCCAGATGCAAACTTGATTGGCAGGATCGTTTTGGAAGAAGACAGCTCGGTCTGGTTCGGCTGTACCCTGCGCGGCGACAACGAGGAGATTCGCCTCGGCGCCGGCTCCAACATTCAGGAAAACGTCGTGTGCCATACCGACATGGGCTATCCGCTGGTGATCGGCGCGGGGTGCACCATCGGCCACAAGGCCATGCTTCACGGCTGCACGATCGGCGAGAACTCCCTGGTCGGCATGGGGGCGACGATCCTCAACGGCGCGAAGATCGGCCGCAACTGCCTGATCGGCGCGGGCGCGCTGATCCCCGAGGGCAAGGAAATCCCGGATGGCAGCCTGGTGATGGGCATGCCGGGCAAGGTGGTACGTCAGCTCGACGAGGCCGCCATCGAGGGCCTGCGCAAATCGGCGAAGGGCTACCAGAAAAATGCCCGACGCTTCCGCGCCGGGCTTTGTGCCATCTGA
- a CDS encoding UTP--glucose-1-phosphate uridylyltransferase — protein sequence MSTPKKKTSKSKVRTAIFPVAGLGTRFLPATKATPKELLPVLDKPLLQFAIDEARAAGIERMIFVSHPSKGAIERYVTQDLDLCATLRERGKHQIADTLHAAAIDPEQEEVFFVMQPEPLGLGHAVLCAVEHALPGPVAVILPDDLIISEPGCLSEMIAAYETSEPGHMVATMEVKRDEVSAYGVLVPEGEPEGQMLRASGMVEKPEADKAPSLQAVVGRYVLDESIFAELDGLPAGRGGEIQLTDAIALGAGKVGLCGFRFSGDRFDCGSKAGMLRATLAYAGTQKEFHPVLQEMQPMPMAAE from the coding sequence GTGAGCACGCCCAAGAAAAAGACCAGCAAGTCAAAGGTCCGCACTGCGATCTTCCCCGTTGCCGGCCTTGGCACACGTTTCCTGCCCGCCACCAAGGCGACACCGAAGGAATTGCTGCCGGTGCTCGACAAGCCGCTGCTGCAGTTCGCCATCGACGAGGCGCGTGCCGCCGGCATCGAGAGGATGATCTTCGTGTCGCACCCCAGCAAGGGGGCCATCGAGCGCTACGTGACCCAAGACCTGGACCTCTGCGCAACCCTGCGCGAGCGCGGCAAACACCAGATCGCCGACACGTTGCACGCGGCGGCGATCGACCCCGAGCAGGAAGAGGTGTTCTTTGTCATGCAGCCCGAGCCGCTAGGACTGGGCCACGCCGTGCTCTGCGCGGTCGAGCATGCGCTGCCGGGACCGGTGGCAGTGATCCTGCCCGACGATCTCATCATCAGCGAGCCGGGGTGCCTTTCCGAGATGATCGCCGCCTATGAGACGAGCGAACCGGGTCACATGGTCGCCACCATGGAAGTCAAGCGCGACGAGGTGTCGGCCTACGGCGTGCTCGTCCCGGAAGGCGAGCCCGAGGGCCAGATGCTGCGCGCCTCCGGCATGGTGGAGAAGCCCGAGGCCGACAAGGCGCCGTCGCTACAGGCAGTGGTCGGGCGTTACGTGCTCGACGAGTCGATCTTTGCGGAACTCGACGGCCTGCCGGCAGGTCGTGGCGGAGAGATCCAGTTGACCGACGCCATCGCGCTCGGCGCAGGAAAGGTGGGCCTCTGCGGATTCCGCTTCTCTGGCGACCGCTTCGACTGTGGCTCCAAGGCTGGGATGCTGCGCGCAACGCTGGCCTATGCTGGCACGCAGAAGGAATTCCATCCGGTGCTGCAGGAGATGCAGCCGATGCCGATGGCCGCGGAGTGA
- a CDS encoding trans-sulfuration enzyme family protein, giving the protein MDTRKTLIRPIAVPGSVSSAVVTPIMPAVVYASDSPDSLDDQYNGVTSGYTYAREGHPNADVLAQRIDALEGMSGGIVMGSGMASVTAVLLGLLRSGDHVLGADQLYGRSLRMMAEDLPRLGIQTSLADPTDIDAFAAAIRPETKLVLIELVSNPTLRIADLDGIAALCKDKGVLLAVDNTFTTPAAIKPVERGADIVIHSVTKLLAGHADVTLGWVAAKDPELNQRLRVFAVTAGLTASPFDCWLAERGLMTFPMRFRQSQETAQRLSDFLTGKPGVKRVLYPGRADHPDAARAQSVLRGNPGNMLSFELEGGRAAANAFTEAAQGIAFAPTLGDVGTTLSHPASSSHRALTPEGRAALGISEGFFRVSVGLEEPEALLEVFEAGLKAASAL; this is encoded by the coding sequence ATGGACACCCGAAAGACGCTCATCCGCCCAATCGCCGTTCCCGGCTCGGTCTCCTCGGCGGTTGTGACGCCGATCATGCCGGCGGTGGTCTACGCCTCGGACAGCCCGGACTCGCTCGACGACCAGTACAATGGCGTGACCTCCGGCTACACCTACGCGCGGGAGGGTCATCCCAACGCCGACGTTCTTGCGCAGCGTATCGACGCGCTGGAAGGGATGAGCGGCGGCATCGTCATGGGCTCGGGCATGGCCTCGGTTACCGCCGTCCTGCTGGGCCTGTTGCGGAGCGGCGACCACGTGCTGGGGGCCGATCAGCTTTACGGGCGCTCGTTGCGGATGATGGCCGAGGATCTGCCGCGCTTGGGTATCCAGACATCTCTGGCCGATCCGACCGACATTGACGCCTTCGCCGCCGCGATCCGCCCCGAGACCAAGCTGGTGCTGATCGAGCTGGTGTCGAACCCGACGCTGCGCATCGCCGATCTCGACGGCATCGCCGCGCTCTGCAAGGACAAAGGCGTGCTGCTGGCGGTGGACAACACCTTCACCACGCCCGCAGCGATCAAGCCGGTCGAACGCGGGGCGGACATCGTGATCCATTCGGTGACCAAGCTGCTTGCGGGCCATGCCGACGTGACGCTGGGCTGGGTCGCGGCCAAGGACCCCGAGTTGAACCAGCGCCTCCGCGTCTTTGCAGTCACCGCAGGCCTGACCGCCAGCCCCTTTGACTGCTGGCTGGCCGAGCGCGGGCTGATGACCTTCCCGATGCGCTTCCGTCAGAGCCAGGAGACGGCGCAGCGCCTGTCGGACTTCCTCACCGGTAAGCCCGGTGTGAAGCGCGTGCTCTATCCGGGCCGCGCCGACCACCCCGATGCCGCCCGCGCGCAATCGGTGCTGCGCGGCAACCCCGGCAACATGCTGAGCTTCGAGCTCGAGGGCGGGCGCGCCGCGGCAAATGCCTTTACCGAGGCGGCGCAGGGCATCGCCTTTGCCCCGACGCTGGGCGACGTGGGCACCACGCTCTCGCATCCGGCGTCCTCGTCACACCGCGCATTGACACCGGAGGGCCGGGCCGCGCTCGGCATCTCCGAGGGCTTCTTCCGCGTGTCGGTCGGCCTTGAGGAGCCCGAGGCGCTGCTCGAGGTCTTCGAGGCCGGCCTCAAGGCGGCGAGCGCGCTCTGA
- the gmk gene encoding guanylate kinase, whose protein sequence is MNERRGLLIILSSPSGAGKSTLAKRLRAWDPSIIFSVSATTRDARPGEVDGDDYHFMTESEFKKAVSHGDMLEHAHVFGNFYGSPKGPVRDAIIDGQDVLFDIDWQGAQQITNSELGLHTLSIFLLPPSIAELKRRLEARGQDGADVIDRRMQKSWDEISHWGSYDFVLVNEDLDQTEAQLKSIITATRLRRTQQPGLLNHVRALQAEFEEGDQ, encoded by the coding sequence ATGAATGAACGGCGCGGCCTCCTGATCATCCTCTCGTCGCCCTCGGGCGCGGGCAAATCGACCCTGGCAAAGCGGCTGCGCGCCTGGGACCCCTCGATCATTTTCTCGGTCTCGGCCACCACCCGCGACGCCCGGCCGGGCGAGGTGGATGGCGACGACTACCATTTCATGACCGAGAGCGAGTTCAAGAAGGCTGTGTCGCACGGCGACATGCTCGAGCACGCGCATGTCTTCGGCAATTTCTACGGCTCGCCCAAGGGGCCGGTGCGCGATGCGATCATCGACGGGCAGGACGTGCTTTTCGACATCGACTGGCAGGGCGCGCAGCAGATCACCAACTCCGAGTTGGGGCTGCATACCTTGTCGATCTTCCTGCTGCCGCCGTCGATCGCCGAACTCAAGCGCCGGCTCGAGGCGCGCGGCCAGGATGGCGCGGATGTCATCGACCGCCGGATGCAGAAGAGCTGGGACGAGATCTCGCACTGGGGCTCGTATGATTTCGTGCTGGTGAACGAGGATCTCGACCAAACCGAGGCGCAGCTCAAGAGCATCATCACCGCGACCCGCTTGCGCCGCACCCAGCAGCCGGGCCTGCTGAACCACGTGCGGGCGCTGCAGGCGGAATTCGAGGAGGGCGATCAATGA
- a CDS encoding PAS domain-containing protein, whose amino-acid sequence MTEREQERRLAPLRQIESYWRNLLGDEGQIPLRSQIDPRNIEEALEYAFLGERIAPMLAKVRVAGTHLNDLMGLDMAGMPLSTLIAPEDREQLGAAVSKLFSDGLVIRLHLVAEEGFGKGRLSGDMLLLPLRSDLGDMSRMIGALVTHGRIGRTPRRFRIESISMQAPRQGEAVPAPAPSEKPDPAPRPVYKPALKPAAAPRGLAEGATPFRGAPPKETKDKRPPYLRLIISNDD is encoded by the coding sequence ATGACGGAGCGTGAACAGGAGCGGCGCCTCGCCCCCCTGCGGCAGATCGAGTCCTATTGGCGGAATCTTCTCGGCGATGAGGGTCAAATCCCGCTGCGCAGCCAGATCGACCCGAGGAACATCGAGGAAGCCCTCGAGTACGCCTTTCTCGGCGAGCGCATTGCGCCGATGCTGGCCAAGGTCCGCGTTGCTGGCACACATCTCAATGACCTCATGGGCCTCGACATGGCGGGCATGCCGCTCTCGACGCTCATCGCCCCCGAGGACCGCGAGCAACTTGGCGCCGCGGTGAGCAAGCTGTTCTCCGACGGGCTGGTGATCCGGCTGCATCTCGTTGCCGAAGAGGGCTTCGGCAAGGGCCGATTGAGCGGCGACATGTTGCTGCTGCCCTTACGCTCGGATCTGGGCGACATGAGCCGCATGATCGGCGCGCTTGTGACCCACGGGCGGATCGGCCGCACGCCGCGACGATTCCGGATCGAGAGCATCTCCATGCAGGCTCCGAGGCAAGGCGAGGCCGTGCCCGCCCCAGCGCCTTCGGAAAAGCCAGATCCCGCACCGAGACCCGTGTACAAGCCAGCGCTCAAGCCCGCTGCTGCGCCCCGCGGCCTCGCAGAAGGCGCCACCCCCTTCCGCGGGGCACCGCCGAAGGAGACCAAGGACAAGCGTCCACCATACCTGCGCCTGATCATTTCCAACGACGACTGA
- a CDS encoding HAD-IIB family hydrolase: MSLDTTKARDIATCRFVLATDLDGTFLGGSEEDRKTLYDWIEANRDTVGLIFVTGRDPRFIRELCDGGVPWPEFVVGDVGTTIAEVVDGEIHPIERLEEEIAETWGNAGDTVRAALHGHPGLTLQPTDFRYRVSYDLDAEAYDGAAHDKVREMGHDPLVSDNRYFDVLPRGISKGPSLRRLVSHLKIEERRVLAAGDTLNDLSMLQCGLPAVAVGGAETALLKEVNALPHVHKAERIGAAGILEAIRTFQMHDLPKGA, encoded by the coding sequence ATGAGCCTCGATACCACGAAGGCCCGAGACATCGCCACCTGCCGCTTCGTGCTGGCCACCGATCTCGACGGAACCTTCCTCGGGGGCTCCGAAGAGGACAGGAAAACGCTCTACGATTGGATCGAGGCCAACCGCGACACGGTCGGGCTGATCTTTGTCACCGGACGCGACCCGCGGTTCATCCGCGAGCTCTGCGACGGCGGCGTGCCCTGGCCCGAGTTTGTCGTGGGCGACGTCGGCACCACGATTGCCGAGGTCGTGGATGGCGAGATCCACCCCATCGAGCGGCTCGAGGAAGAGATCGCCGAGACCTGGGGCAACGCCGGCGACACCGTCCGCGCTGCGCTTCATGGCCATCCCGGCCTGACGCTGCAGCCCACCGACTTCCGCTACCGGGTGAGCTACGATCTCGATGCAGAGGCCTATGACGGCGCGGCCCACGACAAGGTCCGCGAAATGGGCCACGACCCGCTGGTGTCTGACAACCGCTATTTCGACGTGCTGCCGCGCGGCATCTCAAAAGGGCCGTCGCTGCGGCGGCTGGTCTCGCATCTGAAGATCGAAGAACGCCGGGTGCTTGCCGCCGGGGACACGCTGAACGACCTGTCGATGCTGCAATGCGGCCTGCCCGCCGTTGCCGTCGGCGGTGCCGAGACCGCGCTTCTCAAGGAGGTGAACGCCCTGCCCCATGTCCACAAGGCCGAGCGCATCGGCGCCGCGGGCATCCTCGAGGCGATCCGCACCTTCCAAATGCACGACCTTCCGAAAGGAGCCTGA
- a CDS encoding ATP-binding protein, translating into MHAEARDLIAAMPLPAVLIRWDERIDAANAEAVALLGEGLVERHFITVLRQPVLLDAIEGTMRDGAPRKTRYLTSDGRQDTTFDVSCRAVALSKGPGVLLTFADVTQMEQAGQMRRDFVANVSHELRTPLTALLGFIETLRGPAREDAAARERFLEIMGNEAGRMERLVGDLLSLSRLEAEERVRPTHPVDLADLLSSVLSSLAPVAAEAGVTLIPELPETPLEIAGDPDQLRQVFVNLVENAVKYSGKGAQVTLRLSGPAYHPRLRADGVEVEVIDTGPGFDPLHIPRLTERFYRVDSHRSREMGGTGLGLAIVKHIVNRHRGRLRIESTPGKGSTFRVILPLRAGPPRGEEA; encoded by the coding sequence ATGCATGCCGAGGCGCGCGATCTGATCGCTGCCATGCCACTCCCGGCGGTGCTGATCCGCTGGGACGAGCGGATCGATGCCGCCAATGCCGAGGCCGTCGCCCTTTTGGGCGAGGGGCTCGTGGAGCGCCACTTCATCACCGTGCTGCGTCAGCCGGTGCTGCTCGATGCGATCGAAGGGACGATGCGCGACGGGGCGCCGCGCAAGACCCGTTACCTGACAAGCGACGGGCGGCAGGACACCACTTTCGACGTTTCGTGCCGCGCCGTCGCGCTGTCCAAGGGGCCGGGGGTGCTGTTGACCTTCGCCGACGTGACGCAGATGGAGCAGGCGGGGCAGATGCGCCGCGACTTCGTCGCCAATGTCAGCCACGAGCTGCGCACGCCGCTCACCGCGCTTCTGGGGTTCATCGAGACACTCCGCGGCCCGGCGCGCGAGGATGCCGCCGCCCGCGAGCGCTTTCTCGAGATCATGGGCAACGAGGCCGGGCGCATGGAGCGCCTTGTGGGCGATCTGCTGTCGCTCAGCCGGCTCGAGGCCGAAGAACGGGTGCGCCCGACCCACCCTGTCGACTTGGCCGACCTTCTGAGCTCCGTGCTCAGCAGCCTCGCGCCGGTGGCGGCAGAGGCCGGGGTGACGCTGATCCCCGAGTTGCCCGAGACGCCGCTCGAGATCGCCGGAGACCCGGACCAGCTGCGGCAGGTCTTCGTGAATCTCGTCGAGAATGCGGTGAAATACTCCGGGAAGGGCGCGCAGGTGACTCTGCGGCTCTCGGGACCCGCCTACCACCCCCGGCTGCGCGCCGATGGCGTCGAGGTCGAAGTGATCGACACGGGCCCTGGCTTCGATCCGCTGCATATCCCGCGCCTGACCGAGCGCTTCTACCGGGTCGACAGCCACCGATCGCGCGAGATGGGCGGCACCGGACTTGGGCTGGCGATCGTCAAGCACATCGTCAACCGCCATCGCGGCCGGCTGCGCATCGAGAGCACCCCCGGCAAGGGAAGCACCTTTCGGGTAATCCTGCCGTTGCGGGCGGGCCCACCCCGCGGCGAAGAGGCCTGA